From Periophthalmus magnuspinnatus isolate fPerMag1 chromosome 6, fPerMag1.2.pri, whole genome shotgun sequence:
GAGCTGCATGATTTTCATATTACAACCAAGCACTCGTGAGGATTACTAAGAATGTAAGCATCAAACCAGGCTCAGTATTCAGTGTGATGGTTAGGTCCTGTCCTGTCTCTTTATGGAACACTGAATTGGGGTATTAGTGGCTCAGTAGAAGTAATATTTGTTTTCACGCTGCACTTGGGCCAGACAGTAACTGAACTAGGACTCTGTTCAAGTTTCAGTTGCAAGTTTATCATATTAAAAATAGACCTACAAGGCCAGATGCTAATTTGGAAATATATTCtatttataaattatatattatgtCCTTACttagttttcaaattatttgacaatttaaaaaaatgtgttctttcaAGAGTATAATGAGTGAGATACACAGCACATCAGCCTGTTGTTACTGTATTTACTTGCTTATATTAATTATGTGTTTGCCTCTTTTTGCAAGACCTACAATATgattgatgtcatgaagcattTTATTCAAGACACCAGTCCAGTACAAAGATTGGGATCATGCAGTCTTGTCTGCTGCTTCTACTACATTGTCTTCCATCTATTCATCTAttgttgaaatgtgtgtgtgttttttatataatttacagATGTGTTTAAGAGACATACATGTTACCATGCTTTTGCATTCATGAGCCAGTATCATCTGTTTTTAGAGATCACTGCTTTTGAGCACACTCTGGTTAAGGAGGGCTTTTTGAAATCGCTAGATTAAGCTACTGCTGTAAGCACATTCAGTAGGTACATTTCAGAGAAACTGTTATAAATCAGAATTTTcagaagttttcaagttatttgaGTAATAAAGTATTAATAAACTAAAAACCTGAAGTATGTTTCACATTTTTCCAAATGTCTGCAATGACAGATCTACCTTTAAATACACTAAAACCTGTGTTTGCCTGCATTATTGCttgatgaataataaaaaaatgctttttattAAGTCCTATTACTCACCATTTGTTTGCAAGATGTacgtttttgaaaatgtttgaaatatgGACCACTGACACCTCAGGAGTGAAAGCCTCAACAGATtgatgtgtgtgcatgtgggtgtgtgtagctCTAACAATAGATGTCTGATGGACCATAGGACATGATGGTCACATGACTCCGAGGGCTGGACTGGGGTCAGTGAGGATCCTTTATTATCCACCTTAAAGTCAACTTCAAGGAGCTGACACCACTCTGAGTTCACTCTGACAGGTAAGGACCAAATTTTAAATGGCTACTCATTATTGAGAAAATTACTTGATAAAAAATGGCATTATTATGACAAAAGTGTACagcattttatgatgatttattACCAGTAACCGCATCTGTGGCATTCTGTAGAAAATGCTTTAAATTTAGCCTCTTTATGCCCAATAAAACATATATTGGATGTCATTATTGTGAACCATTTCATACTTAATCAATTTTGGTGGGTCTCAGATTACACCTTTCCACTGTCTAAGTAGAGACAGGGGTCAGGTACACttaatgtgtacattttcaATACAGTGAGATCTAACTCAGTTTGTACtatgaataatttggatgaatCAAgtgtaaaatttaaaatgtcacaaaaaagTCTTAAAACGACCTCTATGTACTTATTTAAACTTATGAATATTATCTCCGATAAAGAGGTCAATAAAGGTCCCTGTTATGCATTGTGCGAATAaattgtgtaactgtatctgGCACTTCTTTTAATCCTTGTGTTATAATTAGACTATTATGAAACGATTTTACAGAGTCCATTCAACACAACATGTCTGACACAGAAGACGTTGTGGAGGAGGATGTTCAGTATGTAATTGCTTTGACATTAAGAGTGTATTATATTACTATAGAAGTGCATTTCCTCACAATGTAATTGCTTATTTGTCCATTACAGGGAGGAGGAAGGTAAGACAACATATTTcctccatttaaaacaattgccattatatcatttcatttaataatttgtttttaataatttatataaACTTTACTTTTTCCTAGATGATTCAAAACCCAGGCCAAAGTATGTTTTCTTTTAGCGTATATCAACAGATTGGAtgacactgaaaaaacaaatcccTAACAGTATTCTGTCTACAGGTTTATGACCAACATCTCAGTTCCCAAGATCCCAGATGGGGAGAAAGTGGACTTTGATGTAAGATGAACTTGTCTTCTTTATATTTTAGAAATGCTTGTTCATGAATATTTTCCCCACAAATTCAGGACATCCACAGAAAGCGCCAGGAGAAAGACCAGTCTGAGCTGCACTCTCTAATCGAGGCTCACTTCGtccagaggaagaaagaggaggaggagcttatTGCACTTGTCAACAGAATCGTAATTCATTCAGGAAttcaggaaaaaaagaaaaactactttGATTTTTCCTGCttcatgttattatgtttttgtaggAGAAGCGTCGTACAGAGAGAGCAGACCAGCAAAGGGTTCGAGCTGAGAAGGAGAAGGAAAGGCAGATCAGACTAGCGGTAAGATAAAGTCCATAACAAATATTATGAAAACTGTATTGTTTAAGAACAGCAGTGGAGTAGTGAAGGTATGCCACTGCAGTGTAGCAACAGTGGATAGAAGTCTTAGTATTAAGTCATGCtagcaaaaaaatactgtattttcattcataaatgtcATGGAACTGAATACATTTAGATAATACTCTGTATCAGTATTTTGCAACTTGAAGGTTTCTCCTTGTGGATGTTattacttatctccatggagaatactGTAAGAATACaagttttcaaggtatttttgagcattaaaaacatctattaaataaaaaaaaataataataataacaatcaataaatgcaagatacacaagtttaatgcccaactgtgaaacatttttggCAAACTTTTCCAATCtgtgcagacaagcaggtgactccacaccaggaatgttacatagtggacctttaaataatgcTATACATATTAGCAAATGTATTGGATTAAGTATAATTTgtaggaggagagggagcgcaAAGAGCAAGAGGAACAGCGCAAAAAGCAGGATGACGATGCCAAGAAGAAGAAAGTCCTAATCAACATGGGACCAAAGGTTTTTAAAAATTGCATGATCATTACGTTGGCACAACTACTGTCCACTGACTCAGGTTCCTTAAAAACAGACTGACAACAAGAAAGGTGGcaagaaacagacagagagagagaagaaaaagaaaatcctgGCAGAGCGCAGAAAGCCACTCAACATAGATCATTTGAATGAAGACAAACTCAAGTAACAGAGATACACACTACTTATTACAATCTAAAGGCAAAGTGGGTTTAACAATACTGTTTCATGTTTTAGGGACAAAGCAAATGAACTGTGGAAGTGGCTGATGGGACTTGAGTCAGAGAAATTCGACCTGACAGAAACACTGAAAAGGCAGAAATATGATGTAAGGAGTTGGCTATAAAGAATTACTTTTTTATAAACCAACTGAGGTTCCTTCTTAAATGTTTTTGCAGATCAACCTGTTACTGGCACGCGTCCATGATCATCAGTCGTAAGTAAACACACACTGCTAAATTACTGTATTtataattgttgttgttgaattTCTACGGTGTTTTCTTACAGTGCCAAAGGTCGTGTTAAGGGGAAGATGAGTGGCCGTTTGCGGTgaaaaattggacaaaatgtgGCAGAATCTAACAAAAGCACTTAGATTTTACGTTACACTATGTTTCTCCATGTTTGTGTGCATCTACAGTAACAAGTCTGATCTCAGTAAAAATCATGTCTATCTTATGTAGTGCATATTAATAAAGTCTCAATGTATGTGCAAATGTGTAAAATAGTACGGTCGTTTTTAATCACAAGTTTACATTTAAACTACATAATAACTTCCAATTCGATATTAGATTTAATATTATTCAGACTgcataaaatattaattaaaaagatcctgttttttcttactttatttaaatgtacaataaaaacataatccaGCATAGCTTCATGTAGTTATGAATAACATTATCTAGTTATTGCATTATGTAATTATTGCTTCTAAAAATGTACAATTGCAAGGGAATTGACAGCTGGTGTTTACTGTACattaaaactacattataataCATTGTTGACAGCAGTGCATTGGAGGTTTCTGCATTGTGATTTCCAAGTTTTGGGCACAGCAGGTAGGTAATGATGGTCTGTCTGTAATATTGTATGTCCATTTGTTGTGGCGCTAAATTAACAACTCCAGCCTCACCAAAGATGTGTTTCTCTGATCTCTGCAATCACCTGGCTGGCTTTCTGCAAAgcctaaataaaagaaataattgtcagttcactttacattatggtgttattgtttgttattgttttgttcgTTTTGTTGTAGGTATTGACCATACCTTTAGCATGTCTGCGGCCTCACTGCGTCTCTGAGCCATGTCCTCAGACTCTGTgagcaggtctgtgagcagAGATGTTTTGTACAGCTGTCCCACCAGCTCACTCTGCAGACAGTCCTTCACGTGGTTCACCAGGAAGTGCATCACCGCCTTTGGGACACTGGTACCACGAACAGGGAAATATATGCTCAGTTATATCTTGTATTAGGGTATAAAGATAAATTTGATCGTCTTTACCTGTCCTGAATGTTTTTGCGCACAATAAGGAAGTATGACTTTATGAGGCGCTCAATCACTTCACAGTCTCGTTGTTCTCGGGCAGACAGTTTTCTGGATACAGGAACAGGCTGccaatacaaaatatactttaataattaattaaagtaaggagagagagatgacatTGCTAATGCCTGTACCACATCTAGCAGATTGACAGCATGGCCCTTCTGTGAACTTGCTGGAAGTGGAGCAGTagttccctcttctctctttaacATCCCCCTCCAGCTGCCTGAGCTACCATCACTCTGCTCACTCACAGAGCTGCTCTGAGAACTGCTGGTGGCTGCctgtttgaaataaaaagtaatttccATGAACATGCAGGGTGAAGATGTGAGAAAACCAagtatacaataaaaacatttatgttGTATTCCAACATATACTACTAGTAAAAGGTTTGGatacaccctctcattcaatgtttttttttttcttttcttttttactgtcacagcggggggaaaaatatatatatatatatgtgtgtgtgtatatatgtatatatatatatatatatatatataaacttcaAACAACTTCAACAAATATGATGTTTGGGAAACATGGGAGTATTAGGAGACAATCTTTTCATTATTCTGATAAATTAATATGATTGAAAAATGCCCATATCACCAAACCCTTCAATCTTAAAGTTTTCATGCAACATATGCTAACTAACGTAAGACATTAATAGTCTTAATTAATAGTTAATATGCTTCAGGCATGAGCAGGCATTACACATAAAGCACAAACCTTGTAGGCCTCACTGTCAGAAGGCTCAGTGGGAGAGACAGACTGCCCACCAGGGCTTTTAAGAGACTACAACAGAGAATACCAGAGGAAACATGGAGGGATAGGACACAGACATAAGCTCTAGGTTCAAAAGACAGCGGGGGGAAAAGATCCCAACAGTGGTCAAATTATGACGTGATACTAAATGTGGAAGAAAATATGACTTTACCTTATCTCTGGGCACAGCAGAAGGCAGTTCTCTCATTCTGTTACGTCTTTGTTCCTACAAAATCATGCCAAAAATGTTTTGGTCGTAGAGTTAGACAGGctacattttgatttgtttttatttaggttGTGCTTCATTCTTActtcaatattattattcatgAGTCCACAAGCATCAGCAAAATCTGGATGTTT
This genomic window contains:
- the tnnt2d gene encoding troponin T2d, cardiac → MSDTEDVVEEDVQEEEDDSKPRPKFMTNISVPKIPDGEKVDFDDIHRKRQEKDQSELHSLIEAHFVQRKKEEEELIALVNRIEKRRTERADQQRVRAEKEKERQIRLAEERERKEQEEQRKKQDDDAKKKKVLINMGPKTDNKKGGKKQTEREKKKKILAERRKPLNIDHLNEDKLKDKANELWKWLMGLESEKFDLTETLKRQKYDINLLLARVHDHQSAKGRVKGKMSGRLR